The following are encoded in a window of Dryobates pubescens isolate bDryPub1 chromosome 25, bDryPub1.pri, whole genome shotgun sequence genomic DNA:
- the GAL3ST1 gene encoding galactosylceramide sulfotransferase, whose product MLHHGKHWRSMCKGLVLGTLLTSFMLLLYSYAIPPLQVSMTELPVPASCSSYPATSKAPAASSNGTGSAPGRSCSPKLNIMFMKTHKTASSTILNILFRFGEKHGLKFAFPNGRNDFYYPAFFERSQVQHYRPGACFNIICNHMRFRHREVRSLLPPDAAFVTVLRDPAYLFESSFHYFGRVIPLTWKLAGEDKLAEFLRDPWHYYDPSGFNAHYLQNLLFFDLGYDNNMNAESPLVEEHIREIDRRFHLVMLLEYFDESLVLLKDLLCWQLEDVLYFKLNARKGSTVSRLTPELYEKATSWNLIDAKLYRYFNATFWRKVEAYGRERMAKDVAELQRENEKMKSICIDGGHPVDASAIQESSMQPWQPLGEKSILGYNLKKKINKKHQKLCRKMLTPEIQYLTDLGVNLWITKLWSRVRDFLKW is encoded by the exons ATGCTGCACCATGGGAAGCACTGGAGGTCCATGTGCAAGGGGCTCGTCCTGGGGACCCTCCTGACCAGCTTCATGCTGCTGCTCTACTCCTATGCCATCCCCCCACTGCAAGTCAGCATGACAGA GCTCCCCGTCCccgcctcctgctcctcctacCCGGCTACCAGCAAGGCGCCGGCAGCGTCCAGCAACGGCACGGGCAGCGCGCCGGGCCGCAGCTGCTCGCCCAAGCTCAACATCATGTTCATGAAGACCCACAAGACGGCCAGCAGCACCATCCTCAACATCCTCTTCCGCTTCGGGGAGAAGCACGGCCTGAAGTTCGCCTTCCCCAACGGCCGCAACGACTTCTACTACCCTGCCTTCTTCGAGCGCAGCCAGGTGCAGCACTACCGCCCGGGCGCCTGCTTCAACATCATCTGCAACCACATGCGGTTCCGCCACCGCGAGGTGCGCAGCCTCCTGCCGCCCGACGCCGCCTTCGTCACCGTGCTGCGGGACCCTGCCTACCTCTTCGAGTCCTCCTTCCACTACTTCGGCCGCGTCATCCCCCTCACCTGGAAGCTGGCCGGGGAGGACAAGCTGGCCGAGTTCCTCCGGGACCCCTGGCACTACTACGACCCCAGCGGGTTCAACGCTCACTACCTCCAAAACCTCCTCTTCTTCGACCTGGGCTACGACAACAACATGAACGCCGAGAGCCCGCTGGTGGAGGAGCACATCCGAGAGATCGATCGCCGCTTCCACCTCGTCATGTTGCTCGAGTACTTCGACGAGTCGCTGGTGCTGCTGAAGgacctgctgtgctggcagctggaggacGTCCTCTACTTCAAGCTCAACGCCCGCAAGGGCTCCACCGTCTCCCGGCTGACGCCGGAGCTCTACGAGAAGGCCACCTCCTGGAACCTCATCGACGCCAAGCTCTACCGCTACTTCAATGCCACCTTCTGGCGGAAAGTGGAGGCCTACGGCAGGGAGCGGATGGCCAAGGACGTGGCCGAGCTGCAGCGGGAGAACGAGAAGATGAAGAGCATCTGCATCGACGGGGGGCACCCCGTGGATGCCAGCGCCATCCAAGAGTCCTCCATGCAACCCTGGCAGCCTCTGGGGGAGAAATCCATCCTGGGCTACAACTTGAAGAAGAAGATCAACAAGAAGCACCAGAAGCTGTGCCGCAAGATGCTGACGCCCGAGATCCAGTACCTGACTGACCTGGGGGTCAACCTCTGGATCACCAAGCTGTGGAGCCGCGTCAGGGACTTCCTGAAGTGGTAG
- the MTFP1 gene encoding mitochondrial fission process protein 1, with product MGTAEPDRYRDTWVRYLGYANEVGESFRPLVPVPVVWASYGVASAYVTADAIDKGRRAATAHAQDPAQATRVGVAVVDTFVWQSLASVAIPGITINRLCAASLALLGALTRWPLPVRRWTTTALGLATIPLIITPIDRTVDFLMDSSLRKLYGPPGEPPAPH from the exons ATGGGGACGGCGGAGCCCGACCGTTACCGGGACACGTGGGTCCGATACCTGG GTTACGCCAATGAGGTGGGCGAGTCCTTCCGCCCCCTGGTGCCCGTGCCGGTGGTGTGGGCCAGCTACGGCGTGGCCAGTGCCTACGTGACCGCCGACGCCATCGACAAGGGCCGGAGAGCTGCCACC GCCCACGCTCAGGACCCCGCCCAGGCCACACGAGTGGGGGTGGCCGTGGTGGACACCTTCgtgtggcagagcctggcctcGGTGGCCATCCCTGGCATCACCATCAACCGCCTCTGCGCcgcctccctggccctgctgggtgccCTCACCCGCTGGCCCCTGCCCGTCCGCCGATGGACCACCAcggccctggggctggccacCATCCCCCTCATCATCACCCCCATCGACAG GACTGTGGATTTCCTGATGGACTCCAGCCTCCGCAAGCTCTACGGGCCCCCAGGAGAGCCCCCGGCCCCACACtga